Proteins from a genomic interval of Colletotrichum higginsianum IMI 349063 chromosome 6, whole genome shotgun sequence:
- a CDS encoding Oxoglutarate iron-dependent oxygenase produces MVGSASISPSVTSLLLRQQNRRRWKLDSLAHMFARFPRLRELHYEPWREWGWYQRHTDEVFENFNQQYPVTMQQFLDGVEKAGCDRIRNPAPAVGKMIALTSLKLEHLAASFIADASHFFEISPAWEWPNLASLVLTSKLLTPDENSIEIGAMLRAAAAAAMKMPRLETMEIWNGRKGLAALFRYQAFRNIHEAAIVWRGTWKLAMEPSTIQAWEAVMYQYDGWRLDLVQEQLDEAAIKSHGDAVHYLMLSGQVIRPISLWQIQREQEALEGVDTV; encoded by the exons ATGGTGGGATCAGCTTCCATCAGTCCCAGCGTAACCAGTCTACTTCTCCGGCAGCAGAACCGCCGGAGATGGAAGCTGGATTCGCTGGCACATATGTTTGCCCGGTTTCCCAGACTCCGGGAACTTCACTACGAACCCTGGAGGGAATGGGGCTGGTATCAGCGCCATACAGATGAAG TCTTTGAGAACTTCAATCAGCAGTACCCGGTTACCATGCAGCAATTCCTAGATGGAGTCGAAAAAGCCGGATGCGACAGGATTCGCAACCCTGCGCCAGCTGTTGGCAAGATGATCGCGCTCACCAGCCTCAAGCTCGAACATCTCGCAGCATCCTTCATCGCAGATGCTAGCCACTTCTTCGAGATCAGCCCCGCTTGGGAGTGGCCGAACCTGGCCTCGCTTGTTCTCACTTCCAAATTACTCACGCCCGACGAGAACTCGATCGAGATTGGAGCTATGcttcgggcggcggcggcagcggctaTGAAGATGCCCCGACTAGAAACAATGGAGATTTGGAACGGACGAAAGGGGCTAGCAGCGCTCTTTAGGTATCAGGCGTTCCGCAACATACACGAAGCTGCAATTGTGTGGCGAGGCACGTGGAAGTTGGCTATGGAACCATCCACCATCCAGGCTTGGGAAGCTGTGATGTACCAGTATGATGGTTGGAGACTCGATTTGGTCCAGGAACAGCTGGATGAGGCTGCTATCAAGTCTCACGGGGATGCAGTTCACTACTTGATGCTTTCAGGCCAGGTCATTCGGCCCATATCGTTATGGCAGATCCAAAGAGAACAGGAAGCCTTAGAGGGCGTAGACACTGTATGA